In Leucobacter sp. CX169, a single genomic region encodes these proteins:
- a CDS encoding Rv3654c family TadE-like protein: MSVPLGWGLAAAAMLIGLPVVAATGALEARQRAAGAADAAAIAAADALSGWLADDPCVVAGEVAAAARVELVRCEISGLEVRVWVRAGTPLGPALARSRAGPEDLRADGP, from the coding sequence ATGAGCGTTCCGCTGGGTTGGGGGCTCGCCGCGGCCGCCATGCTGATCGGGCTGCCGGTGGTCGCGGCGACCGGCGCGCTCGAGGCGCGCCAGCGCGCGGCGGGCGCCGCCGATGCCGCGGCGATCGCCGCCGCCGATGCACTATCGGGGTGGCTCGCGGACGACCCCTGTGTGGTCGCCGGGGAGGTCGCCGCTGCCGCTCGCGTCGAACTGGTTCGCTGCGAGATCAGCGGGCTTGAGGTGCGCGTTTGGGTGCGCGCGGGCACGCCGCTCGGCCCGGCCTTAGCGCGCTCTCGGGCGGGCCCGGAGGATTTGCGGGCAGACGGGCCCTAG